A section of the Ornithinimicrobium sufpigmenti genome encodes:
- a CDS encoding ArsR/SmtB family transcription factor yields MVNHVHVFAALGEPNRARMVDRLAATDATVSQLARHTSISLPAALKHLGVLEEAGLVRRVKQGRTVTVSLRPEALAETEAWLHRTRTFWTVQLGRLAASLETPSPSPHHLADSS; encoded by the coding sequence ATGGTTAACCATGTGCACGTCTTCGCCGCCCTCGGTGAGCCCAACCGCGCGCGCATGGTCGACCGTCTCGCGGCGACCGACGCGACCGTGTCGCAACTGGCACGGCATACCTCGATCAGCCTTCCTGCCGCCCTCAAGCACCTGGGTGTGCTGGAGGAGGCCGGCCTGGTCCGGCGCGTCAAGCAGGGCAGGACGGTCACGGTGAGCCTGCGGCCGGAGGCCCTTGCGGAGACCGAGGCCTGGTTGCATCGCACCCGCACGTTCTGGACCGTCCAGCTGGGACGGTTGGCCGCCAGCCTCGAGACACCATCCCCGTCACCGCACCACCTGGCGGACTCATCATGA
- a CDS encoding ABC transporter ATP-binding protein: MSAVIEVRNLTKRYKDKLAVEDVSFDIEQDTIYGLLGRNGAGKTTVMSILTAQNFPTSGQVRVFGESPYENARVLSRMCFVRESQKYPDDATPRHAFASARLFFPRWDQGLADELVDEFQLPTKRVIKKLSRGQLSAVGVIIGLASRAEITFFDEPYLGLDAVARQIFYDRLVADYAEHPRTVVLSSHLIDEVANLIERVLVIDAGRIIMDELTEDARAQATNVVGDAATVERAIAGREVIHRESLGRVASVTILGRLDDAERAALAAAGLDLAPVSLQQLIVRRTQQRPPSRGSVSAPTHEGALR; this comes from the coding sequence ATGAGCGCCGTGATCGAGGTCCGGAACCTCACCAAGCGTTACAAGGACAAGCTGGCTGTCGAGGACGTCAGCTTCGACATCGAGCAGGACACGATCTACGGACTCCTGGGGCGCAACGGCGCCGGCAAGACGACCGTGATGTCCATCCTCACGGCGCAGAACTTCCCGACCAGTGGGCAGGTGCGCGTCTTCGGGGAGAGCCCCTACGAGAACGCACGGGTGCTCAGTCGCATGTGCTTCGTCCGCGAGAGTCAGAAGTACCCGGATGACGCCACGCCGCGTCACGCCTTTGCCTCGGCTCGGTTGTTCTTCCCGCGATGGGACCAGGGTCTGGCCGATGAGCTCGTCGACGAGTTCCAGCTGCCCACGAAACGCGTGATCAAGAAGCTCTCCCGAGGGCAGCTCTCCGCCGTCGGCGTCATCATCGGTCTCGCCTCCCGCGCGGAGATCACCTTCTTCGACGAGCCGTACCTCGGCCTCGACGCGGTCGCGCGGCAGATCTTCTACGACCGGCTGGTGGCCGACTACGCGGAGCACCCCCGGACGGTCGTCCTCTCCAGCCATCTCATCGACGAGGTCGCCAACCTCATCGAGCGGGTGCTGGTCATCGACGCGGGCCGCATCATCATGGATGAGCTCACGGAGGACGCCCGGGCGCAGGCCACGAACGTCGTCGGCGATGCCGCCACGGTGGAGAGGGCCATCGCCGGTCGTGAGGTCATCCACCGCGAGAGCCTCGGCCGGGTCGCGTCGGTCACGATCCTGGGGCGCCTCGACGACGCCGAACGCGCCGCGCTGGCCGCAGCGGGGCTCGATCTCGCGCCCGTCTCGCTGCAACAGCTCATCGTGCGCCGCACCCAGCAGCGTCCACCCAGCCGTGGCTCAGTCTCCGCGCCCACGCATGAAGGAGCTCTTCGATGA
- a CDS encoding GntR family transcriptional regulator, with translation MIEEGKPLFVQIAEQVEDSIVDGSLAEEAQAPSINELAAFYRINPATAAKGVNMLVTKGVLHKRRGIGMFVSSGARGLLLEERRNAFAVRYVHPLLAEARKLGLGPDEVADLVRAGGSSDGTVTTTPDPRNRTA, from the coding sequence TTGATCGAAGAGGGCAAGCCCCTGTTCGTGCAGATTGCGGAGCAGGTCGAGGACTCGATCGTGGACGGCAGCCTCGCCGAGGAGGCCCAGGCCCCGTCGATCAACGAGCTCGCCGCCTTCTATCGCATCAACCCGGCGACCGCCGCGAAGGGAGTCAACATGCTCGTCACCAAGGGAGTGCTCCACAAGCGCCGAGGCATCGGCATGTTCGTCTCCTCAGGGGCCCGCGGCCTTCTCCTGGAGGAGCGTCGCAACGCCTTCGCCGTCCGCTACGTGCACCCGCTGCTGGCCGAGGCGCGCAAGCTCGGGCTCGGGCCGGACGAGGTCGCCGACCTCGTCCGCGCCGGAGGGAGCAGCGACGGCACCGTGACCACCACGCCAGACCCAAGGAACAGGACAGCATGA
- a CDS encoding GAF and ANTAR domain-containing protein codes for MTPARSSRVVGRREGPCYDAIDREPVLVANELRHDQRWPRYVPRAVAQGVKAQMGLRLFIEQETLGGLNLYSTQTDTIDPHLQHLAELFATHAALALGKARRIEDLTTALQTRKVIGQALGIVMERYQLDEDRAFQFMVRVSSHTNVKLRDIAQELVDQANSPKKRRTDA; via the coding sequence ATCACACCAGCGCGGTCGTCAAGGGTCGTCGGGCGGCGCGAAGGGCCGTGCTACGACGCCATCGACCGGGAGCCGGTCCTCGTCGCCAACGAGCTGCGGCACGACCAGCGGTGGCCCCGCTACGTCCCGCGCGCGGTCGCGCAGGGCGTCAAGGCCCAGATGGGCCTGCGACTCTTCATCGAGCAGGAGACGCTGGGCGGACTCAACCTGTACTCCACGCAGACCGACACCATCGACCCCCACCTGCAGCACCTGGCGGAGCTGTTCGCGACCCACGCGGCACTGGCGCTGGGTAAGGCCCGCCGGATCGAGGACCTCACCACCGCCCTGCAGACGCGCAAGGTGATCGGGCAGGCGCTCGGTATCGTCATGGAGCGGTACCAGCTGGACGAGGACCGGGCCTTCCAGTTCATGGTGCGGGTGTCCTCCCACACCAACGTCAAGCTGCGGGACATCGCCCAGGAACTGGTCGATCAGGCCAACTCCCCCAAGAAGCGCCGGACCGACGCCTGA
- a CDS encoding GAF and ANTAR domain-containing protein: MRPTPRRSPAQELAAATSALVRPYDITDILAGMLSHCLTATGAEAAAVLVVQGSGQLELLSSNTHAASGIEIHQSQTQEGPCVDCIRAQAPVAAHGEVELAARWPELAPAMTAAGYQGVHAQPMLWHGRALGGVNLFFDHAQALSDDARALAQVFGDIATLALVQTQQPSDRELNAHITQALEARTLVEHAKGVLMHAKALDPGGAYTALTAQAREQGLTVTEMARNLVWRAHSR; encoded by the coding sequence GTGAGACCCACCCCGAGACGCTCCCCGGCTCAGGAGCTGGCCGCCGCCACCTCGGCGCTCGTGCGGCCCTATGACATCACCGACATCCTCGCGGGAATGCTCAGCCACTGCCTCACTGCGACGGGTGCGGAGGCTGCCGCGGTGCTCGTCGTGCAGGGGTCCGGGCAGCTGGAGCTGCTGAGCTCAAACACGCACGCTGCCTCGGGGATCGAGATCCACCAGAGCCAGACCCAGGAAGGTCCCTGCGTGGACTGCATCCGTGCCCAGGCGCCCGTCGCCGCGCACGGCGAGGTGGAGCTCGCGGCGCGGTGGCCCGAGCTGGCACCCGCCATGACGGCTGCGGGCTACCAGGGCGTCCACGCCCAGCCGATGCTGTGGCACGGACGCGCCCTGGGCGGGGTGAACCTGTTCTTCGACCATGCCCAGGCACTCTCCGACGATGCACGCGCCCTGGCCCAGGTCTTCGGCGACATCGCGACCCTTGCCCTTGTCCAGACGCAGCAACCCAGCGACCGGGAACTCAACGCCCACATCACGCAGGCGCTGGAGGCCCGCACCCTGGTCGAGCACGCCAAGGGAGTCCTCATGCACGCGAAGGCCCTGGACCCGGGTGGCGCCTACACCGCACTGACGGCTCAGGCGCGCGAGCAGGGCCTGACGGTCACCGAGATGGCCCGCAACCTGGTCTGGCGGGCGCACAGCCGCTAG
- a CDS encoding GAF and ANTAR domain-containing protein produces MVDRGDVLAQLALKIARTPTEEPLASRVCRACQELLHADGVALTIGYSTDSRVTVCSTDDVAARLEDLQEVLGEGPGPEAAATGHLARGLLPADRPDRWPMLSEAVRSQLHTVHVLALPLAVGTDPIGVLTLHRQAPFSVQEEEIAQFLADAIGAAILRDSDGRSDAPSEPWLTRSRVHMATGMVVAQLGVAPEDALALIRAYAFAHDQTLNRVAEEIVERRVRLDVSPPGGSTP; encoded by the coding sequence ATGGTCGATCGAGGCGACGTCCTCGCGCAGCTGGCGCTGAAGATCGCCCGCACACCGACTGAAGAACCGTTGGCGAGCCGGGTGTGCCGGGCGTGTCAGGAGCTTCTGCACGCCGACGGCGTCGCACTGACCATCGGCTACAGCACCGACAGCCGGGTCACGGTATGCAGCACCGACGACGTGGCCGCCCGGCTGGAGGACCTGCAGGAGGTCCTGGGGGAGGGGCCTGGTCCGGAGGCTGCGGCGACGGGGCACCTGGCCCGCGGGCTGCTCCCCGCCGACCGGCCGGACCGTTGGCCCATGCTCAGCGAAGCGGTCCGCAGTCAACTCCATACCGTGCACGTGCTTGCCCTTCCGCTCGCCGTCGGCACCGATCCCATCGGGGTGCTCACGCTTCACCGCCAGGCACCCTTCTCGGTGCAGGAGGAGGAGATCGCCCAGTTCCTGGCCGATGCCATCGGCGCCGCCATCCTGCGCGACTCCGACGGCCGCAGCGACGCACCGAGCGAGCCGTGGCTGACCCGGTCCCGGGTGCACATGGCTACCGGAATGGTCGTGGCCCAGCTCGGGGTCGCGCCCGAGGACGCGCTGGCCCTGATCCGTGCCTACGCCTTCGCCCACGACCAGACCCTGAACCGGGTCGCCGAGGAGATCGTCGAGCGCCGTGTGCGACTCGACGTGAGCCCGCCAGGAGGTTCCACACCGTGA
- a CDS encoding CarD family transcriptional regulator, with protein sequence MQLVHDQIVVHPHHGPARVAGFTERELRGRLLRYVRLEVEGSSLTIAVPLGSVEEVGVREPMCREELDDLFGVLTAPGARQEKQWARRIKDEVQRLRTGDVLTIAGVVRDLVRRREERGLSLGERDLLRDARRPLISELVGCLRMSGEQCDSVVEEAVLDGVVPAVPLQLAEAS encoded by the coding sequence ATGCAGCTCGTCCACGACCAGATCGTCGTCCACCCTCACCACGGTCCTGCCCGGGTCGCCGGGTTCACCGAGCGAGAACTGCGGGGCCGCCTCTTGCGGTATGTGCGGCTCGAGGTCGAGGGGAGCAGCCTGACCATCGCCGTGCCGCTGGGCAGTGTCGAAGAGGTGGGAGTGAGGGAGCCGATGTGCCGCGAGGAGCTGGACGACCTCTTCGGCGTCCTCACCGCCCCAGGCGCACGTCAGGAGAAGCAGTGGGCCCGACGGATCAAGGACGAGGTCCAGCGCTTGCGTACCGGGGACGTCCTGACCATTGCCGGGGTCGTGCGCGACCTCGTGCGGCGCCGTGAGGAGCGCGGGCTGTCGCTGGGGGAGCGCGACCTCCTACGGGACGCCCGCCGGCCCCTCATCTCCGAGCTGGTCGGGTGCCTGCGGATGAGTGGGGAGCAGTGTGACTCCGTCGTCGAGGAAGCCGTGCTCGATGGTGTCGTCCCCGCGGTGCCTCTGCAGCTGGCCGAGGCGAGCTGA
- a CDS encoding GNAT family acetyltransferase produces MLIAPIPPALRTEAVRLWSGCGLVRPWNDPDADLARALDGPSSTVLGAVADEQLLGTVMVGHDGHRGWVYYLAVWPEQRGHGLGRALMEAAESWLQGQGIPKLQLMVRADNTAVTEFYQRLGYVDQQVAVLGRFFDDGLQGLRDATTSERAHEGRAAPPARS; encoded by the coding sequence ATGCTGATCGCTCCGATCCCGCCCGCGCTGAGAACGGAGGCCGTCCGACTGTGGAGTGGCTGCGGACTGGTCCGTCCGTGGAACGATCCGGACGCGGACCTCGCGCGTGCGCTCGACGGGCCGTCGTCCACGGTCCTCGGGGCGGTGGCCGACGAGCAGCTGCTCGGCACGGTGATGGTGGGGCACGACGGCCATCGCGGCTGGGTGTACTACCTGGCCGTCTGGCCAGAGCAACGAGGACACGGGCTCGGGCGTGCGCTCATGGAGGCCGCTGAGTCATGGCTGCAGGGGCAGGGCATCCCCAAGCTCCAGCTGATGGTGCGTGCCGACAACACCGCTGTGACCGAGTTCTACCAGCGACTCGGCTATGTCGACCAGCAGGTCGCAGTCTTGGGCCGGTTCTTCGACGATGGGCTGCAGGGGCTCCGTGACGCGACGACGTCCGAGCGCGCTCACGAGGGCCGCGCGGCACCGCCCGCGCGATCCTGA
- a CDS encoding glycoside hydrolase family 32 protein, with amino-acid sequence MTSHLRPTRHFTPRSTWMNDPNGLVFLDGVYHLFFQTNPEGVDWGNMSWGHATSPDLLTWTEHDVALRFSEQEAVFSGSVVVDHDNTSGLGEGDAPPLVALYTSHYEPGSPRTGTQAQSLAWSTDGGMTWRRHPDNPVLCRQSADFRDPKVFRHPTGWVMVAVEAVHRQVVLYRSDDLLDWEHLSTFGPLGSTEGIWECPDLFELPVEGGPRTAWVLVVSLGSGGPAGGSGTQYFVGDFDGRTFTPLPGDTGQWLDVGPDHYAAVSFDNTGDRRVMIGWASNWAYAGRTPTPTWRSSMSLAREVTLRSAADGRPRLHQHPVLPDDLLQHRLVVPPGGRSTLTLTADEGGDPLVLTVDTADDRLTLDRSGCGDVTFSPAFPTVIEASLPEHGGEVDVLVVVDASVVEVYALDGALTLTAQVFPTAPLNTLRVEAS; translated from the coding sequence ATGACGTCCCACCTGCGGCCCACCCGGCACTTCACCCCGCGCTCCACGTGGATGAACGACCCCAACGGCCTCGTCTTCCTCGACGGGGTCTACCACCTGTTCTTCCAGACCAACCCCGAGGGCGTCGACTGGGGCAATATGTCGTGGGGCCACGCCACCTCCCCCGACCTGCTCACGTGGACCGAGCATGACGTCGCGCTGCGCTTCTCCGAGCAGGAGGCGGTCTTCTCCGGCAGCGTCGTGGTCGACCACGACAACACCTCCGGGCTCGGCGAGGGCGACGCCCCGCCGCTCGTAGCGCTCTACACCAGCCACTACGAGCCCGGGTCGCCACGCACGGGCACCCAGGCGCAGTCGCTGGCCTGGAGCACCGACGGAGGTATGACGTGGCGCCGCCACCCGGACAACCCGGTCCTGTGCCGGCAGAGCGCCGACTTCCGTGACCCGAAGGTCTTCCGGCACCCCACCGGGTGGGTGATGGTCGCGGTCGAGGCCGTCCACCGCCAGGTGGTCCTCTACCGCTCGGACGACCTGCTGGACTGGGAGCACCTGTCGACCTTCGGCCCGCTCGGGTCGACCGAGGGGATCTGGGAGTGCCCGGACCTCTTCGAGCTGCCGGTCGAGGGAGGGCCGCGGACCGCGTGGGTGCTGGTCGTCAGCCTCGGCAGCGGCGGGCCCGCGGGTGGCTCGGGCACCCAGTACTTCGTCGGCGACTTCGACGGCCGCACCTTCACGCCCCTGCCGGGCGACACCGGACAGTGGCTCGACGTCGGCCCCGACCACTACGCGGCCGTGTCCTTCGACAACACCGGCGACCGGCGGGTCATGATCGGCTGGGCGAGCAACTGGGCCTACGCAGGCCGCACGCCGACCCCGACCTGGCGCTCCTCCATGTCGCTGGCCCGCGAGGTCACCCTGCGCAGCGCGGCCGACGGACGACCACGGCTGCACCAGCACCCCGTCCTGCCCGACGACCTCCTGCAGCACCGCCTCGTCGTGCCGCCCGGCGGCCGGTCGACGCTGACCCTGACCGCGGACGAGGGCGGGGACCCGCTGGTCCTCACCGTCGACACCGCGGACGACCGCCTCACCCTCGACCGCTCGGGCTGCGGCGACGTGACCTTCTCCCCCGCCTTCCCGACCGTCATCGAGGCATCGCTGCCCGAGCACGGCGGCGAGGTGGACGTCCTCGTCGTCGTGGACGCCTCGGTCGTGGAGGTCTACGCCCTCGACGGGGCGCTCACCCTGACCGCGCAGGTCTTTCCCACCGCGCCCCTGAACACCCTGCGGGTCGAGGCTTCCTGA
- a CDS encoding amidase, which yields MLDDADVAYASAHELARRVRDRDISPVELVDAFAARIEARNPSLNAFVFTDFDGAREEAKRAEQAVTDGATLGALHGVPTAIKDLFDFKPGWPATFGGVRALANFSLDTHCIFAERVEKAGAIILGKTNSPVMGYRGTCDNPLFGATSNPFDTDRNPGGSSGGSAAAVADGLVPFAEGTDGGGSIRIPAAWCGLYGYKASFGRVPSVVRPNAFGSTMPFLFEGPLTRNVEDAALVLNALSGYHPGDVFSIDEGPHDFVTDVHRDIAGMRIAYTPDYGIFPVDQRIRDSVGEAVQALAEAGAVVEEIDLTLPYDQHELSDLWCRHIMLVNLGAFENFKQNGLDLLGEHRDDFPDGYLRWADHVYGMSMTELNEDYVMRSTVYDAIQSVYENFDLLVSPTLAAMPVLNADTPGATVGPSEIEGVEVDPYIGWCLTYLTNYTGHPAASIPAGLVDGLPVGMQIQGRRYADGDVLAASGAFERVRPWAHIYEAPMTRHLSS from the coding sequence ATGCTGGACGATGCAGACGTCGCGTACGCGAGTGCGCATGAGCTGGCCCGACGGGTCCGCGACCGGGACATCTCCCCGGTGGAGCTGGTGGATGCGTTCGCGGCGAGGATCGAGGCGCGCAACCCGAGCCTGAACGCGTTCGTCTTCACTGACTTCGACGGTGCACGCGAGGAGGCGAAGCGGGCCGAGCAGGCAGTCACGGACGGGGCCACCCTCGGTGCCTTGCACGGCGTACCCACCGCCATCAAGGACCTCTTCGACTTCAAGCCTGGGTGGCCGGCCACCTTCGGCGGCGTCAGGGCCCTGGCGAACTTCAGCCTCGACACGCACTGCATCTTCGCCGAACGGGTGGAGAAGGCCGGGGCCATCATCCTGGGCAAGACGAACTCGCCGGTGATGGGTTATCGCGGCACCTGCGACAACCCTCTGTTCGGAGCGACGTCCAACCCCTTCGACACGGATCGCAACCCGGGCGGGTCATCGGGCGGCAGCGCCGCTGCTGTCGCCGACGGGCTGGTGCCCTTCGCCGAAGGTACCGACGGCGGCGGCTCGATCCGCATACCCGCGGCATGGTGCGGCCTGTATGGCTACAAGGCATCCTTCGGGCGCGTGCCGTCGGTCGTGCGCCCCAACGCCTTCGGCAGCACGATGCCGTTCCTGTTCGAGGGGCCGCTCACCCGCAATGTCGAGGACGCCGCCCTGGTCCTCAACGCCCTGTCCGGCTACCACCCCGGTGACGTGTTCAGCATCGACGAGGGACCGCACGACTTCGTCACAGACGTCCACCGCGACATCGCCGGTATGCGGATCGCCTACACCCCCGACTACGGCATCTTCCCGGTCGACCAGCGGATCCGGGACAGCGTGGGCGAGGCCGTCCAGGCCCTCGCAGAAGCCGGCGCCGTCGTGGAGGAGATCGACCTGACCCTGCCGTACGACCAGCACGAGCTCAGCGATCTGTGGTGCCGCCACATCATGCTGGTCAACCTGGGGGCGTTCGAGAACTTCAAGCAGAACGGCCTCGACCTGCTCGGCGAGCACCGCGACGACTTCCCCGACGGTTACCTGCGCTGGGCCGACCACGTCTACGGGATGTCGATGACGGAGCTCAACGAGGACTACGTGATGCGGTCCACCGTGTATGACGCCATCCAGTCGGTGTACGAGAACTTCGACCTGCTCGTCTCCCCGACGCTGGCAGCCATGCCCGTCCTCAACGCAGACACACCCGGTGCGACCGTGGGTCCGAGCGAGATCGAGGGCGTGGAGGTGGACCCCTACATCGGCTGGTGCCTGACCTACCTGACGAACTACACCGGCCACCCGGCCGCGTCGATCCCCGCTGGGCTGGTGGACGGGCTGCCGGTCGGCATGCAGATCCAAGGACGTCGGTATGCCGACGGGGACGTGCTCGCCGCGAGCGGCGCGTTCGAGCGGGTCCGCCCTTGGGCCCACATCTACGAGGCACCCATGACGCGTCACCTGAGCTCGTAG
- a CDS encoding SDR family NAD(P)-dependent oxidoreductase, whose protein sequence is MSTSPLAVITGASTGIGLELARELAARCYDLVICADEPQIEQAAAELADSTPTIAVQADLATEEGVQQLLDRVRSLGRPVDVLALNAGVAAAGPFLEVPWRDDARLVALNINHVLAVAKELLPEMVHRGSGRVLITSSIAATMPGPWYATYAASKAFLHSFAEGLRFELRETGVTVTSLLPGPTDTEFFDRGGMQDTEIYDAKKDDPAEVARDGVEAMLKGKDSVVGGSFKNRLQAAASNVLPEPAKARVHSQLTRKKDE, encoded by the coding sequence ATGAGCACCTCCCCACTCGCCGTGATCACCGGCGCCTCGACCGGGATCGGTCTGGAGCTGGCCCGAGAGCTCGCCGCGCGGTGCTACGACCTCGTCATCTGTGCCGATGAGCCGCAGATCGAGCAGGCAGCCGCCGAGCTCGCCGACAGCACCCCCACCATCGCGGTCCAGGCCGACCTCGCGACCGAGGAGGGCGTCCAGCAGCTCCTCGACCGGGTCCGCAGCCTCGGTCGGCCGGTCGACGTGCTCGCCCTCAACGCCGGCGTCGCCGCGGCTGGCCCCTTCCTGGAGGTGCCGTGGCGCGACGACGCCCGGCTGGTGGCCCTCAACATCAACCATGTCCTGGCCGTCGCCAAGGAGCTGCTGCCCGAGATGGTGCACCGCGGCAGCGGCCGCGTGCTGATCACCTCCTCGATCGCGGCCACCATGCCGGGGCCGTGGTATGCCACCTACGCCGCGTCCAAGGCGTTCCTGCACTCCTTCGCGGAGGGGCTGCGCTTCGAGCTGCGGGAGACGGGCGTCACCGTCACCTCGCTCCTGCCCGGACCCACCGACACCGAGTTCTTCGACCGGGGCGGCATGCAGGACACCGAGATCTACGACGCGAAGAAGGACGACCCCGCAGAGGTGGCCAGAGACGGTGTCGAGGCCATGCTCAAGGGCAAGGACTCGGTCGTCGGCGGCTCGTTCAAGAACCGGCTCCAGGCCGCGGCCAGCAATGTGCTGCCGGAGCCGGCGAAGGCGCGGGTGCACTCCCAGCTGACGCGGAAGAAGGACGAGTGA
- a CDS encoding DMT family transporter, which yields MDLYEAGLAEAATPGEGGWSLSAFLAVGAVLVAATLFGTTGTAQALGAEGATPLGVGAVRLVIGGLGLLMVLPLVGGRRSEAIRLWRTPAGVAMGVCTALYQVSFFAAVQQAGVAIGTLAAIGSGPVLAGLLARFLLGERPRLSWVLATGLCLVGLTLLVTGGGGTRQVDLGGVALALLAGLSYAGYTVLAKGQLSAGHEPSTVMAAAFGLGGLLLVPLLVTQPTAWLLDPRGLATATHLGLVTTTLAYLLFARGLAELPAGPVTTLMLAEPVVATTLGVVVLDERLTLISTAGVGLLLLGLVLQGLGAATGKRRERASRSDPASNDAREGSASTTT from the coding sequence ATGGACCTGTACGAGGCGGGACTGGCTGAGGCGGCCACGCCCGGGGAGGGGGGATGGTCGTTGAGCGCGTTCCTGGCGGTGGGGGCGGTCCTGGTGGCCGCGACACTGTTCGGCACGACGGGGACCGCGCAGGCGCTCGGAGCTGAGGGGGCCACGCCGCTGGGGGTGGGGGCCGTCCGCCTCGTCATCGGAGGGCTGGGGCTGCTGATGGTCCTGCCTCTGGTCGGCGGGCGGCGCAGCGAGGCGATACGCCTGTGGCGGACCCCCGCGGGCGTGGCCATGGGCGTCTGCACCGCGCTGTACCAGGTGTCCTTCTTCGCCGCGGTGCAGCAGGCGGGCGTGGCGATCGGGACTCTCGCCGCGATCGGCAGCGGGCCTGTCCTGGCCGGCCTTCTGGCCCGGTTCCTCCTGGGCGAACGCCCCAGGCTGTCCTGGGTCCTGGCAACCGGGCTGTGCCTGGTCGGCCTGACGCTGCTGGTCACGGGAGGAGGTGGGACGCGACAGGTCGACCTGGGGGGAGTTGCCCTCGCCCTCCTTGCGGGTCTGTCCTACGCCGGCTACACCGTGCTGGCCAAGGGGCAGCTGAGTGCCGGGCACGAACCCTCCACCGTGATGGCCGCTGCCTTCGGCCTCGGTGGTCTGCTGCTCGTCCCGCTGCTGGTCACCCAGCCGACGGCCTGGCTGCTGGATCCACGGGGCCTGGCGACGGCGACGCACCTGGGACTGGTGACCACCACCCTGGCCTACCTGCTCTTCGCCCGCGGCCTCGCCGAGCTCCCGGCCGGCCCCGTCACCACGCTCATGCTGGCCGAGCCCGTCGTCGCCACCACCCTCGGGGTGGTCGTGCTCGACGAGCGGTTGACCCTCATCAGCACGGCCGGCGTCGGACTGCTGCTTCTCGGCCTGGTGCTGCAGGGACTCGGCGCGGCCACAGGCAAGCGGCGCGAAAGAGCATCCCGGTCAGATCCGGCTTCGAATGACGCACGCGAGGGGTCGGCGTCGACAACGACGTGA
- a CDS encoding MBL fold metallo-hydrolase — MISHTARQWAVGHGGFCTAEIRSGYDAGLRPIRYVYDCGAMRPRHLYQAIPAYLAEVAADSGAIDLVVLSHIDLDHVNGLKRLLTDSQVRVDRVMLPYLSPAERLLAIARSVAAIEGEDGMDPDDPDDDHDGGALAPDGFELHLMLDPTTALRGLDPDVQVIFVHGSEGDDDAGLGPDPAPVEDFRVLLRPPEEPGDLGMIAVGPGWAKHDPETGESHMSDRIAVRVHESTKFTMWLLAPYVSARRRDRVAAFMAAAAATFDLSEHELRNQLSEPGTAYTLVVQHRGRLRDLYKQFGGTNASSMCLYSGPLASGGPASSEILDGDGISLTHSDRAGTLLTGDAELKRQDDVDALVAHYAPLVPLMDVVHLPHHGSWHNISAQLLETLPNLRLAIGMTNPTSPHHPGPETMHAVAARGVKAHLVTNEPASALVTLATAT, encoded by the coding sequence ATGATCTCCCACACCGCACGCCAGTGGGCCGTCGGCCACGGCGGCTTCTGCACCGCCGAGATCCGTTCGGGGTATGACGCCGGCCTCCGCCCGATCCGGTACGTCTACGACTGCGGCGCCATGCGTCCTAGACATCTCTACCAGGCGATCCCGGCCTACCTCGCCGAGGTCGCAGCCGACTCTGGGGCCATCGACCTGGTCGTCCTTTCCCACATCGACCTGGACCACGTGAACGGGCTCAAGCGCCTGCTGACCGACTCCCAGGTCCGCGTCGACAGGGTCATGCTGCCGTACCTCTCACCCGCGGAGCGCCTGCTCGCGATCGCCCGGTCCGTGGCGGCGATCGAAGGTGAGGACGGGATGGACCCCGACGATCCGGACGATGACCACGACGGTGGAGCGTTGGCGCCGGACGGTTTCGAGCTTCACCTGATGCTCGACCCGACCACGGCTCTGCGGGGTCTCGATCCCGACGTGCAGGTGATCTTCGTGCACGGGAGCGAGGGGGACGACGATGCGGGCCTCGGCCCCGATCCCGCTCCGGTCGAGGACTTCAGGGTGCTCCTGCGCCCGCCGGAGGAGCCAGGTGACCTCGGGATGATCGCCGTCGGCCCAGGATGGGCCAAGCACGACCCGGAGACCGGTGAGAGCCACATGTCCGATCGCATCGCCGTGCGGGTGCACGAATCGACGAAGTTCACGATGTGGCTGCTCGCCCCCTACGTCTCGGCACGTCGGCGCGACCGCGTAGCCGCCTTCATGGCGGCTGCGGCAGCGACGTTCGATCTGTCCGAGCACGAGCTGAGGAACCAGCTGTCGGAGCCTGGCACGGCATACACGCTCGTAGTCCAGCACCGTGGTCGGCTACGCGACCTGTACAAGCAGTTCGGGGGCACGAACGCGAGCTCCATGTGCCTGTACTCCGGCCCGTTGGCGAGTGGAGGCCCGGCCTCCTCGGAGATCCTCGACGGGGACGGGATCAGCCTGACTCACTCGGACCGGGCCGGGACGCTGCTCACCGGCGACGCGGAGCTGAAGCGTCAGGACGACGTCGACGCGCTGGTCGCGCACTATGCACCGCTCGTCCCTCTCATGGACGTCGTCCACCTGCCCCACCACGGCTCGTGGCACAACATATCCGCTCAGCTGCTGGAGACTCTGCCCAACCTCCGCTTGGCGATCGGCATGACGAACCCCACCAGCCCGCATCATCCGGGGCCGGAGACGATGCACGCCGTGGCGGCACGAGGCGTGAAGGCGCACCTCGTGACGAACGAGCCGGCGTCAGCCCTCGTAACATTGGCCACCGCGACGTAG